Proteins from a genomic interval of Indicator indicator isolate 239-I01 chromosome 1, UM_Iind_1.1, whole genome shotgun sequence:
- the LOC128969662 gene encoding fibronectin type III domain-containing protein 9-like — protein sequence MGITVQNITGNTAMVTWPKMAGCADTFYSIMYQPNWNSMLSSYSRKSFQKEERVPTSRSSFVVENLTPLTTYIVCVTCQSANPSSDQCRVFKTLEQDPASASNTKKELALGIWLTSSVLLLIIAAVLLYGCLHLLCRRRHEHLQEQKRTSKQDHRKMWSKSTLYTSEELSRQSQLMQDTEKKHAGGIQLATIIENPSACKEPVIPPSKSQEQVPMTGQCSTIN from the coding sequence ATGGGAATAACTGTCCAAAACATCACAGGAAACACAGCAATGGTAACTTGGCCAAAAATGGCTGGTTGTGCTGACACCTTTTACAGCATCATGTACCAACCTAACTGGAACAGCATGCTATCCAGCTACTCAAGGAAGAGCTTTCAGAAGGAGGAGAGGGTGCCCACCAGTCGCTCCTCCTTTGTTGTTGAAAACCTAACTCCACTAACAACATACATtgtctgtgtgacctgccaGTCTGCAAACCCCTCTAGTGACCAGTGCAGAGTTTTTAAAACGCTGGAACAAGACCCAGCATCTGCAAGCAACACCAAGAAAGAGTTGGCTCTGGGCATCTGGCTCACCAGCAGTGTCCTGCTCCTCATCATTGCTGCGGTTCTCCTCTATGGCTGCCTGCACCTCCTATGCCGAAGGAGACATGAGCACTTGCAAGAGCAAAAGAGGACCTCCAAACAAGACCACAGGAAGATGTGGAGCAAAAGCACGCTATACACCtcagaggagctcagcaggcagagccaaCTGATGCAGGACACTGAGAAAAAGCATGCCGGTGGCATCCAGCTGGCCACAATCATAGAGAATCCCTCAGCGTGCAAAGAGCCTGTCATACCACCTTCCAAAAGCCAAGAACAAGTGCCAATGACAGGACAGTGTTCTACTATAAATTAG